CCAGTTATCAAGAGCAGCAGCGACGCGGGACTGATTGGGGGTTTCGGCAACCAAGGTATAACTCTTGGGAGCGACCAACAGAACGCCTACTTTCCCTAAGTTAAGAAAGCGACCGCGATTAACTTCAGGGTCGGGCATTTCGATCACATCGAACTTACCGGTGATGTTACCAGCGCGAAGGAAAGGGATTTGATCGCCGTATTTGGCTTTGTATCCGAGGGAGGCGATTTCGAGGGTGCCATCAAGCACGGCGGTGCCGCTGACCACGAGGACATCATGATTGTTGACGCTGCCAACTTCAATTTGCAACGCGCCACTTGGTAGCTGGGTGTAGTTGCCGAGGATGGTGAGCAGGCCGATGGAGTTGCCGGGAGCGACGGTGCCGCCGTTGAGCACGTTGCCGATGACGATGCCATTGCCCATCAAGGTGCCTCCGCCGAGGACATGCAGCAGCGGGGTTTGGAAGGTGCCATTGACGGCCAAAGCACCGCTGTGGATGTAACTGTTGCCGTTGACGACAAAGTTACTGCGGGCGTCTAACGTGCCGGATCCGAACTTATTGAATTCACCGGGGACCAGGACGGTGCCGCCTTGAATGGTAGCCTTGCCGCCGGAGACGGTGAAGTTACCACTGGTGACGGTGAGGTTGTTATAGACCTGCAGGTTGGAGCCTGGATCGAAGTGAAGCGATTTGATAGTGTTGTTTTCGTCGAGTTCGCCGGTGCGCACCTGACCTTGCACAAAGAAGTCGGCAAAGGTGGGAATGAACGCCGGGGCGCTGTTTTGTAGAAGAGGTCCCCAAGCTTGGGCGCTGAGGTTGGTGATGACAGCGCTTTCGGTGATTTCAAAGGCATATTGGATGGCGACGTTTGGGATGGCGAAGCCGCTGATGCCGGTGAAGTCGGCGTTGGTGAAGTTGCTGGTGCCGTTGTAGGTGAGTAGGGTGTATTGCTCGACAAGCGGAGTCATGCCGTCGAAGTCGAGAATAAAGGTGCCGCCGTCGCCGAGGTTGGTGAGGTTGTTGTCGATGTTGACCAGAGGGTCGCCGAGGAGGAGTCGGAGGCCGCCCTGGTTCCAGTCGAGGGAGTTGATGTTGAGGTTGCTGAGGGGCTGGATGAAACCTCCATCGATGGTGACAGGGCCGTTGCTGAGGGCGAGGAGGTTGTCGGTTTGCAGGATGCCGTTGCTGACAATGGTGCCGCCGGTGTAGGCGTTTTCGCTGTTGAGGAGAAGGGTTCCTTCGCCGAGTTTTTGCAGGGCGGCGGTGCCGCGCAAGGGAGCGGAAATGATGGCGGTGACGTCGGTGTCAACGGTGAAACGGGCACTGTTGAGGATTGGGTCGGCGGGGTTGAGAAAGATGCCGATGTCGGTGGCGAGGTCGCCGCCGGTGATTTCGTAACCGTCGGTCATGAACTGCATCCCTTGGACGTAGATTTCGTCAGCGACCGTGACAATGCCGGCGGTGCCGGCGAACATGGCGGTGCCGTTTTGCCAGGAGCTGTTGGCCGTCGCGGGAGGATCGGGGAAGTTGGGATTGAAGTTGGTCCAGATGCCGTCGCCACCCTGGACGATGCCGTCGTCAGCAATGCCAGCGTCGCCATCCCAGAACTGGGCGATGTTGTCGGGTCCGGTGACGATCAGATTGACCTGGCCGCCGATGGCGGTGCTGAGCACGAGGTGATCGGCGTATTGGGCGGGCACGTTGGATGAGTCAATGATGGGGCCGTTGTTGGTGAGGGTTCCGCCGTAGTTGAACAGGCGGTAGGCACCTTGTTGAAAACCGATATAGGGATAGATTTGCAGGGTTCCGGCAAGGGTCATGTTGCCCCCGACATCGACAAGATCACTGGTTGCGCCTCCAACCACTCCGATTTGTCCGAGCTCAAAGAGGGAAGTGGTGCCAGCAACCAACTCAAGATTGCCATTGATCTTCAGGGTTCCTTGGCCGTTTCCGATCAAGCCGATGATGATCGACGCGCCGGGACTTAGCGTGGCGGCACTGCCGAAATTGACGTTGCCCCCAATGGTGCCATTGCCTCCCAATACGGAGTTAAAAGCGACACTTGTGTCGCCGGTGGCGGCCGTTTGATCTCCACTGATGAGAAGAGTTCCGGCCAATACACCGGTTATTCCGGTGTAGGTGTTGTTACCATTCAATACCAACATGCCAGGTCCTGTTTTTCCTAAGCCACTGGCTCCAGTAATTTCTGAGCTGACGAGAAAAAAATCTAAACCTGTGTTGAACTGGAAATTGTTCGGACTGCTAAGTGTGCCGCCAGTGATGAAAAAACCACCATTGCTTGTATCAACGATGCCTGAGGTCACTTCCAGGTTGTTGGAGACGGCAAGTCCGCTGTTAGGGGTGAACTGCAGTGAATTGATGATGTTGTTCTCGGCGGGGGTGCCAGTGGTGATGTTCATCCCGTCGACGAGGAAATCGGCAAAGGTCGGGATGTTTACGGGTGCGCTGTTTTGCAAGACAGGTCCGGTGGCAGTGGCACCATTGATGATGATCTGGAGGTTGTTGCTGTTGAGAAGGAAGTCGTAGTTGTAAGTGACGTTAGGAATGGTGTTGAAGAAGGTGGCGGTGAAGTCATCGCCGCTGTTGAAGTTGGTGCTGCCGAAATTGATGAGGGTGTAAGTCTGCAGGCTAAGTCCCTGGCTGTTGATGGAGAAGTTGCGGGGATCGGTGGTTCCCGAGTATTCAAACTGGTCGGCAATGTTGAAGATGGTGGTGGCCGGATTGAATTGAACGGTGCCGTTGAGCCATTGGAAGTCCTGAACGTTGAGGTTGGACTGGAGGTCGAGGGTGCTGCCGTTGCGAAGAACGACGGCATTGGAACCGATCGTGACGCCATCGTAGACGCCGAGTGCCTGCACGTTGTTGGTGGAGAGCGTGCCGCCTTCGATGTAGGTGGTGCCGGTGTAGGTGTTGGCTGCGGTGAGGAGGAGCGTGCCGGTGCCTTCTTTGACCAGACTTCCAAAAGTGAAGGTGGGGGGAGGTCCCAGGAATGGGTTGATGGTGAAACCATCGCTGACGACGCCGCTGATGGTGGCGTTGGTGTTCTGGCTGCCGACTCGGAGTTCGCGATTGCCGAGTTGAATGTTTCCGGCGCCGGACAGGTGGCCGATGGTGACGCTGGTGGTATCGATGCGGCTGATGTCGAGGACGCCGCCCGCTTCATTGTAGAGCGTGGTGCCGGACGTGCCATTGGCATTTTGGGCAAAAAAGAGGCGCCCGCCGTTGGCATTTTGGAAGGTGGCACTGCTCGCGCTGGCGTTCCCGGTGAACTGCACGACTCCTCCACTTTGATTGAGGATGGTAGCAGTGGAGGCACTGCTGTTGTCGCTAAAAAAGAGATCGCTGCTTGAATGGAATAGATGGATCGTGGCGCTGCCGGCGTTGCTGTTGTTTTGGAAATACATGGTTCCAAAGTTGTCGATGTTGTAGGTAACGTTGGATCCTGCACCAGCACTGTTGGTGAATCCGAGGGTGGCAGAGTTGTCATTGTCGCTGCCACGCACGTTGAAGGTCTGAAGGTTCGAACTGAGGTTCTGAACCCCGCTGCCTTCGATGACCAAAGTCGCAGAGTCGCCGCTGCCGCGCACCACAAGTCCATAAGGAATGGCGTTGGCCTGGAAGTTGATGGTGCCGACGCGAATCAAGGTATCTTCGATGGTGACATCCGAATACAAGGCGGTGGGGCCGAAGTTGACGGTGGCACCGACACTGTTGGGAACGCCGCCGTTCCAGTTGTCGCCGTTGGTCCAGTTGTTGTCCTCAGCATCGTTGCGCCAGGTCGACTGCGCCAGAAGCTCGGCTGGTATCATCCAGAAGAGAAGACCCAGACTCAAAAATCCGGTTACAAGATGCGGGAGGATGGTTGTTTTTTTCATGGCAACGATGGGATGGTTGGAGGCGGTTGGTGTCGACGAAGTGGCACGGGCTGCCGGTTGTGTGGTGGAAGCTACGCACACAGCTTTCGAACGCGCTATATGCCGGTCGGCAGAGGCGCAGAACTTTTTCTGAGAAGGTCGGTAACTATGCCCTCGCTAAGGGAAATAGCTGGTTGAACACGCCGTGTTTTGATTCTGCATCATCCCTCGTTTGGGCCGTCGACGGATGGATGGATGCGACGAGTGGAACTGCCTAACCGAAGGGAACTAGCTGAGATGAAAAGATTGAGACATCAAGACTTTGTGAAATTTAATTCTGCTGTGGCTGGGATGTATCAAACCGCATTCTCACAGGGGGCATTGCACGCCATCGCCCATGCGCTGCCGGAACTGGTGGGAGCCGAGGTGGGCATTGTCTCCATGATCGACAAGACGGGCTTGTCACTTCAGATGAGTCAGGAGGAGGTTAGAAAGTCGATGCTCAGGTTTCCGATCGACCTGCTCCCGACTCATCCACGTCAGAGCAGGGATGACTTGCAAGGAAACGTGGTGATGATTTCTGATTTACTCAGTCGCAAGGAGTGGCATCGCAGGGAATTGTATCAAGTCTCGCTCGATGTCCACGCGCTGGAGGAGGATATGGGCACCGATTTTCGGCTGAGGGACGGAAGCATGGTCAACACCTGTGTCTTGCGCAAGCGCCGCACGTTTCGTGAGAGCGACCGGGATCTTTTCACCCTGCTGTTGCCTCACATGAAAGCGCTGCTGGAGTGGGAT
The Phragmitibacter flavus genome window above contains:
- a CDS encoding autotransporter outer membrane beta-barrel domain-containing protein, whose translation is MKKTTILPHLVTGFLSLGLLFWMIPAELLAQSTWRNDAEDNNWTNGDNWNGGVPNSVGATVNFGPTALYSDVTIEDTLIRVGTINFQANAIPYGLVVRGSGDSATLVIEGSGVQNLSSNLQTFNVRGSDNDNSATLGFTNSAGAGSNVTYNIDNFGTMYFQNNSNAGSATIHLFHSSSDLFFSDNSSASTATILNQSGGVVQFTGNASASSATFQNANGGRLFFAQNANGTSGTTLYNEAGGVLDISRIDTTSVTIGHLSGAGNIQLGNRELRVGSQNTNATISGVVSDGFTINPFLGPPPTFTFGSLVKEGTGTLLLTAANTYTGTTYIEGGTLSTNNVQALGVYDGVTIGSNAVVLRNGSTLDLQSNLNVQDFQWLNGTVQFNPATTIFNIADQFEYSGTTDPRNFSINSQGLSLQTYTLINFGSTNFNSGDDFTATFFNTIPNVTYNYDFLLNSNNLQIIINGATATGPVLQNSAPVNIPTFADFLVDGMNITTGTPAENNIINSLQFTPNSGLAVSNNLEVTSGIVDTSNGGFFITGGTLSSPNNFQFNTGLDFFLVSSEITGASGLGKTGPGMLVLNGNNTYTGITGVLAGTLLISGDQTAATGDTSVAFNSVLGGNGTIGGNVNFGSAATLSPGASIIIGLIGNGQGTLKINGNLELVAGTTSLFELGQIGVVGGATSDLVDVGGNMTLAGTLQIYPYIGFQQGAYRLFNYGGTLTNNGPIIDSSNVPAQYADHLVLSTAIGGQVNLIVTGPDNIAQFWDGDAGIADDGIVQGGDGIWTNFNPNFPDPPATANSSWQNGTAMFAGTAGIVTVADEIYVQGMQFMTDGYEITGGDLATDIGIFLNPADPILNSARFTVDTDVTAIISAPLRGTAALQKLGEGTLLLNSENAYTGGTIVSNGILQTDNLLALSNGPVTIDGGFIQPLSNLNINSLDWNQGGLRLLLGDPLVNIDNNLTNLGDGGTFILDFDGMTPLVEQYTLLTYNGTSNFTNADFTGISGFAIPNVAIQYAFEITESAVITNLSAQAWGPLLQNSAPAFIPTFADFFVQGQVRTGELDENNTIKSLHFDPGSNLQVYNNLTVTSGNFTVSGGKATIQGGTVLVPGEFNKFGSGTLDARSNFVVNGNSYIHSGALAVNGTFQTPLLHVLGGGTLMGNGIVIGNVLNGGTVAPGNSIGLLTILGNYTQLPSGALQIEVGSVNNHDVLVVSGTAVLDGTLEIASLGYKAKYGDQIPFLRAGNITGKFDVIEMPDPEVNRGRFLNLGKVGVLLVAPKSYTLVAETPNQSRVAAALDNWIGIESGDIGAVTLALDLLREEQYPQAFEAIMPGFHDAALSTAIELSHSQGQLLHQQLSARRLGQRATQPQLGQRMSTTVDGAKNPKSVKAISAPQIQPDSEDYRWSTWFQGSGLFSSGGLSLAPGENFESGTFIAGADYALSDHFALGIFAGYSEGWGDYDNGGEIDLERILFGAYATIDIGHFYLNTALGIGTVDYDINRPIQFATLNRSASSEPDGHEFFALLGGGYDFRRGNWTFGPQASLQYSKVSLNSFIESGADSLNLRMNDPESDSLRSHLGARVAYTIQATDRVAIIPELRAFWQHEFLDGDSLNASLDGGNGPDFTYESERDDKDALFIGAGLGLQIGQRFYANLYYNADLGRNDPNHNVSISATVKF
- a CDS encoding helix-turn-helix transcriptional regulator gives rise to the protein MYQTAFSQGALHAIAHALPELVGAEVGIVSMIDKTGLSLQMSQEEVRKSMLRFPIDLLPTHPRQSRDDLQGNVVMISDLLSRKEWHRRELYQVSLDVHALEEDMGTDFRLRDGSMVNTCVLRKRRTFRESDRDLFTLLLPHMKALLEWDCPKCKEANLNGLGLTRKEQEVLLWVSEGKTNAEVGQILEISSGTVKIHLERIYKKLGVENRHGATRMALEKLHPRRFC